A stretch of Vibrio aphrogenes DNA encodes these proteins:
- the znuC gene encoding zinc ABC transporter ATP-binding protein ZnuC codes for MSELIRLDNISVKFNDKSVLDNISLSIKKGEITTLIGPNGAGKSTLVKIMLGLIKSHSGTIHKKKPLRIGYVPQKLRLNDSLPLTVDRFLKLAGRYSTNERMEALRLVGAETLLKNDMHKLSGGENQRVLLARALLQRPDLLVLDEPAQGVDVQGQIDLYTLINSLRQRFGCAVFMVSHDLHLVMAQTDEVICLQHHICCSGAPEAITKHPSYIAMFGQTAKDTLAFYHHDHHHHHDLSGEAIEGEADSCSHSSCAHPAAHQHKRGH; via the coding sequence ATGTCTGAATTAATTCGGCTGGATAATATTTCCGTTAAGTTCAATGATAAATCAGTTTTAGATAATATCAGCCTTTCCATTAAAAAAGGTGAGATCACAACCTTGATCGGGCCAAATGGTGCAGGTAAATCAACCTTAGTAAAAATCATGCTGGGGCTGATTAAATCGCATTCAGGTACCATCCATAAAAAGAAACCGTTACGTATTGGCTATGTGCCACAAAAGCTGCGTTTAAATGACAGTTTACCGCTCACAGTTGACCGATTTTTAAAATTGGCTGGTCGTTATAGTACCAATGAAAGAATGGAAGCGCTGCGCTTAGTGGGTGCGGAAACTTTATTGAAAAATGACATGCATAAACTGTCGGGTGGCGAAAACCAACGCGTACTTCTCGCAAGAGCCTTATTGCAACGCCCCGATTTATTAGTGCTTGATGAACCAGCTCAAGGCGTTGATGTTCAAGGTCAAATAGACCTATACACACTGATAAATTCATTAAGACAACGATTTGGTTGTGCCGTTTTTATGGTTTCGCATGATTTGCATTTGGTTATGGCTCAAACCGATGAGGTCATTTGTTTGCAGCACCATATTTGTTGCTCGGGTGCGCCAGAAGCCATCACTAAGCACCCATCTTATATTGCGATGTTTGGACAAACCGCAAAAGATACTTTGGCATTTTACCATCACGATCATCACCACCATCATGATCTTTCAGGCGAAGCCATTGAAGGTGAAGCGGATAGCTGCTCACACTCAAGTTGCGCCCACCCAGCCGCTCATCAACACAAACGTGGACACTGA
- the znuB gene encoding zinc ABC transporter permease subunit ZnuB → MLDILLPSILAGLGIAIISGPLGSLVVWRKMAYFGDTLAHASLLGLALGFLLDVNLYLTLVICCLALAVLLATLQQQKVIATDTLLGILAHSSLSLGLVAVSFLDNVRVDLMSYLFGDLLAVSPSDLLFIYLGGAVLMGLVMYFWRALLSTSISEELASVEGINVPFMRVVLMLLVGLVIAVGMKFVGALIITSLLIIPAATARRFAKTPEQMAIGASCLGIVSVLAGLSLSWYYDTPAGPSVVISAAALFLLSQLKPHRR, encoded by the coding sequence ATGTTGGATATTCTACTCCCTTCCATTCTTGCTGGCTTAGGCATTGCTATTATCTCAGGACCTTTAGGCTCTTTAGTTGTATGGCGAAAAATGGCTTATTTTGGCGACACTTTAGCTCACGCCTCCTTGTTAGGTTTAGCACTAGGGTTTTTATTAGATGTGAATTTATACCTCACTCTCGTGATTTGCTGTTTAGCGTTGGCTGTCTTGCTGGCGACACTACAACAACAAAAAGTCATCGCAACCGATACCTTGCTTGGCATCTTAGCACACAGCTCGCTATCACTTGGTTTAGTGGCCGTCAGCTTTTTAGATAATGTTCGTGTCGATTTAATGAGTTATTTATTTGGCGATCTCTTAGCCGTATCACCGTCCGATTTATTGTTTATTTATCTTGGCGGTGCAGTGTTAATGGGATTAGTGATGTATTTTTGGCGCGCCTTGCTTTCAACCTCAATCAGTGAAGAGCTAGCCAGCGTTGAAGGTATCAATGTCCCTTTTATGCGAGTCGTGTTAATGCTATTGGTGGGTCTGGTTATTGCTGTGGGGATGAAATTTGTCGGAGCGTTGATCATCACCTCACTATTAATCATTCCAGCGGCAACGGCACGTCGATTTGCCAAAACCCCAGAACAAATGGCGATCGGAGCCTCATGTCTAGGCATCGTTTCAGTACTCGCGGGCCTAAGTTTATCTTGGTATTACGATACGCCAGCCGGACCATCTGTGGTCATTTCTGCCGCCGCACTATTTTTATTAAGCCAACTCAAACCACATCGACGTTAG
- a CDS encoding peptidoglycan DD-metalloendopeptidase family protein, whose amino-acid sequence MLSAYWLLVGRLVSIDSLQQVSIKNSEALLTRNDPDLTLIADSLHSTFFTHKVIKQQTLSEVFQLYGLNPDDLLAMIKANPQAIQLREGQVIEWQQDELGRILELAIHRNATLSSSYLRQGTQFVFQPTVTQGTLKSLVRHGYIRRNFYQAARQAGLNNVQIQTVANALYWFVDVTQPDVIGDQFAVELQQPWVGQHPMASGKIAAIWFKHHGKNIQLVRFSDDKFYDMDGVSVEKSLNRWPFTQTFPVSSPFDPHRLNPVTQHYAPHYGTDFATPVGTPVVATGDGVVMKVGRHTLAGKFVVLQNGRRFSTHFFHLSQILVNQGDFVKRGQVIALTGNSGRSTGPHLHYELRQHGQPIDAMQAPLPQRVVLTKQQKIVFDQQAHHSMSLLQTYLKLPISLN is encoded by the coding sequence ATGCTAAGCGCTTATTGGCTATTGGTTGGGCGCTTAGTGTCAATAGATTCCTTGCAACAGGTAAGCATTAAAAATTCAGAAGCTCTATTAACGCGTAATGATCCTGATTTAACGCTTATAGCGGATAGCTTACATTCAACGTTCTTTACTCATAAAGTCATCAAGCAGCAAACCTTATCAGAAGTGTTTCAATTATATGGATTGAACCCTGATGATTTACTGGCGATGATTAAGGCTAATCCACAAGCGATTCAATTAAGAGAAGGACAAGTCATTGAATGGCAACAAGACGAATTGGGCCGTATTCTGGAATTAGCGATCCATCGTAATGCGACATTGAGTAGTAGCTATCTTCGCCAAGGAACACAATTTGTCTTTCAACCCACCGTCACTCAAGGTACGCTCAAAAGCCTAGTGCGTCATGGATACATTCGTCGTAACTTTTATCAAGCCGCAAGGCAAGCAGGACTTAACAATGTCCAAATTCAGACTGTGGCCAATGCTTTATATTGGTTTGTAGATGTCACGCAGCCGGATGTCATTGGTGATCAATTTGCGGTAGAGCTACAACAACCATGGGTTGGTCAGCATCCAATGGCGAGTGGCAAGATCGCAGCAATCTGGTTTAAACATCACGGGAAAAACATTCAACTGGTGCGTTTTTCCGATGATAAGTTTTACGATATGGATGGCGTGAGTGTTGAAAAGTCATTAAATAGATGGCCTTTTACGCAAACTTTTCCGGTTAGCTCTCCTTTTGATCCCCATCGATTAAACCCAGTGACTCAGCACTATGCACCCCATTATGGGACCGATTTTGCGACGCCAGTGGGAACGCCGGTTGTGGCTACAGGGGATGGGGTTGTAATGAAAGTAGGCCGACATACTTTAGCTGGGAAATTTGTCGTGCTTCAAAATGGCCGCAGGTTTAGTACACATTTTTTCCATTTAAGTCAGATACTGGTTAACCAAGGCGACTTCGTGAAAAGAGGGCAGGTTATTGCATTAACGGGTAATTCGGGACGTTCGACCGGGCCACATTTACATTATGAGTTACGGCAACATGGTCAACCAATTGACGCAATGCAAGCCCCTTTACCGCAACGTGTTGTACTGACAAAGCAGCAAAAAATCGTTTTTGATCAGCAAGCTCACCACAGCATGTCATTATTACAAACTTACCTTAAGTTACCGATATCATTAAATTAA
- a CDS encoding VOC family protein yields the protein MFSHIMLGSNDLEASKTFYDAILGTLGYEPGVIHGDSCVYATPTGIFILKTPINGEPATHGNGSTFGFTITSPELVDAWHEAGVANGGTSCENPPGERNGPAGRLYLAYLRDPSGNKLCGTHRL from the coding sequence ATGTTCAGTCACATTATGTTAGGTTCTAATGATCTAGAAGCATCCAAAACATTCTATGATGCCATTTTAGGGACATTAGGATATGAGCCAGGAGTGATTCATGGCGATAGTTGTGTTTATGCAACGCCAACAGGGATCTTTATTTTAAAAACACCCATCAATGGTGAACCTGCCACACATGGTAATGGCTCAACCTTTGGCTTTACGATTACCTCTCCGGAATTAGTTGATGCTTGGCATGAAGCCGGTGTTGCTAACGGTGGTACATCATGTGAAAACCCTCCGGGTGAGCGTAATGGACCTGCGGGGCGATTATATCTTGCCTATTTACGTGACCCTTCTGGCAACAAGTTGTGTGGTACTCACCGCTTATAA
- a CDS encoding helix-turn-helix domain-containing protein — translation MKLLHFVLLILISCSVRAIEIDPIFYSLPSQTQGHFLTVKKIFPHEKGGIWVQDIRHHIYYFDGQNFSPLPNQGFHHDSPHNTYLLDYFWFIDSKHLLKVDTSGNRQSVFTAPSNMTFQHLGQSQQQLWIYGQHQFYTFDPLTQQHQSYSVSNITRGSTQDNQGIQAAIYVAGKWIVATHDSLFYLDKNGPRRLLARKFTNIQLLKFDHYQSRLLVGTQSGLFSINLIGITPDVKTIVDGQIQALLVSDKDYWVGTRQGLLVYQKDTQTIQSISASSQNELALSNNNIMDLAQDNKGGVWIATAKGINYYSTSSQYFQRVRFGRAHNNIPYVHINEVVAGDDGVAWLASDNGVFKVSVNDDEASTQTVRQVVNLNISHLSYFDGSLWLSYGEKLIRFDTHTEKMYVVRQQALWQDSPITHIATDAQGEVWFSTALGLYRYSPLTQTIKDFGLAWMVEQYAPSNITRLAVGQNGRLWIGTEHGVYQHQGQEIIFDARSANDGEVISLSESAGKQLWSASHYGLRNMPVSDFDETDSLLHRSNNPPLCVIGTHNGTWVTTSKGINFYQDTVLKQRFSAPFGLVTNEFLPNGCDLSPDGKTLVLSSKLGVIFASTSALKQVQLPENDVLVGELQLDHSLAMVAPQTNTPIHIDYGRSISVLFGVLPDFEMPKLQYRLLGSDKDTWVDFQGAKLTFENLDPGEYLLELKTASQVGARTSGVQYILVIDKPWYLLPWSLTLFAFVIITSIILLAVWRSQAMVKSNVRLRRIINLKTQQLKHQSQLLVSSNIQLRKQAQTRKMLVGDRVCKSKAILEKLNEQLTETDNQDSDKVSMITQQTGLALEPLRQILALYSHPDKSSTLLDGQVVSLVLKTVVKGWQQEADKSGITLLVEDQTQGCVIQVKHFNLDMILNTLMASALIRSSANQIIYVAAKLTESQHLRITIEDTGEGVAEDEILAFEKQEYGLVDAEYPYSFSDTSLCAIAHMAEQSGGDFDFHYNQLSHITQLAISWPVATSLSPVTESSFTKDNQDEPASESHSPDSLQEALPEATLIKNEWLDKVYQLVEQHYPDADFSTCRAAKLLFVSERSLQRKFKSLTGGSFMDYVTKVRLEKACELLISGVKISDTAFETGFNDPSYFSQRFKHYFGLSPSKFIENAID, via the coding sequence TTGAAATTATTGCATTTTGTGTTGTTGATCTTGATTTCTTGTTCTGTCAGAGCGATAGAAATTGATCCGATTTTTTATTCTTTACCAAGTCAGACCCAAGGGCATTTCTTGACGGTGAAGAAAATCTTTCCTCATGAAAAGGGGGGAATTTGGGTGCAAGATATTCGTCATCATATTTATTACTTTGACGGACAAAATTTCTCTCCCTTACCCAATCAAGGATTTCATCATGACAGCCCGCACAACACCTATCTCTTAGATTATTTTTGGTTTATTGATAGTAAGCACTTACTGAAAGTAGACACATCGGGTAATCGTCAATCGGTCTTTACTGCTCCATCGAATATGACCTTTCAACATTTAGGGCAATCTCAGCAACAACTGTGGATATATGGGCAGCACCAGTTTTATACCTTTGACCCGCTCACTCAACAACACCAATCCTATTCGGTTTCTAATATTACTCGAGGTTCTACTCAGGACAATCAAGGCATTCAGGCCGCCATTTATGTCGCAGGCAAATGGATTGTCGCCACTCATGATTCATTATTTTATTTGGATAAAAATGGCCCGCGTCGTTTGCTCGCACGAAAATTCACCAATATACAACTATTGAAATTCGATCATTATCAATCACGATTATTGGTGGGGACGCAAAGTGGGCTCTTTAGCATTAATCTTATTGGCATTACTCCCGATGTAAAAACCATCGTCGATGGGCAAATCCAAGCGCTTTTAGTCAGTGATAAGGACTATTGGGTTGGAACTAGACAGGGTTTGTTAGTATATCAAAAAGACACTCAGACCATTCAATCAATCTCGGCCAGTTCGCAAAATGAATTAGCGTTATCAAATAATAATATTATGGATTTAGCGCAGGATAACAAAGGAGGAGTTTGGATCGCGACAGCTAAAGGTATTAATTATTACTCCACAAGCAGTCAATACTTTCAGCGGGTTCGGTTTGGCCGTGCGCACAATAATATTCCTTATGTTCACATCAATGAAGTGGTGGCGGGCGATGATGGTGTGGCTTGGTTAGCCAGTGATAATGGGGTTTTTAAAGTATCGGTTAATGACGATGAGGCTAGCACTCAAACTGTACGTCAGGTGGTGAACCTGAATATTTCCCATCTCAGTTATTTTGATGGTTCGTTATGGCTCAGCTATGGTGAAAAATTAATTCGTTTTGATACTCATACGGAAAAAATGTATGTGGTGAGGCAGCAAGCACTTTGGCAAGATAGCCCGATCACCCATATTGCAACGGATGCACAAGGTGAGGTGTGGTTTTCGACTGCTTTAGGCTTATATCGATATTCACCATTAACACAAACAATCAAAGATTTTGGTTTGGCTTGGATGGTCGAGCAATATGCGCCTTCAAACATTACTCGTTTAGCGGTTGGGCAAAATGGTCGCTTGTGGATTGGAACGGAGCATGGCGTTTATCAACATCAAGGACAAGAAATTATATTTGATGCACGCAGCGCCAATGATGGAGAGGTGATCTCTTTATCTGAGTCAGCAGGTAAGCAGTTGTGGAGTGCAAGTCATTATGGCTTGCGTAATATGCCAGTCAGTGACTTTGATGAGACAGACTCACTATTACACCGTTCCAATAATCCACCATTATGTGTTATAGGCACTCACAATGGCACTTGGGTAACAACCAGCAAAGGCATTAATTTTTATCAAGATACGGTATTGAAACAGCGTTTTTCGGCCCCCTTTGGTTTGGTGACCAATGAGTTCTTACCTAATGGCTGTGATCTGTCTCCAGATGGGAAGACGTTAGTTTTATCTTCTAAATTAGGGGTGATTTTTGCTTCTACTTCGGCGTTGAAACAGGTTCAACTGCCAGAAAATGATGTGCTGGTGGGTGAGTTGCAGCTTGATCATTCTCTTGCCATGGTCGCCCCACAAACGAATACGCCGATCCATATTGATTATGGCCGCTCTATCAGTGTGTTATTTGGGGTGTTACCTGATTTTGAAATGCCCAAACTGCAGTACCGATTGCTCGGCAGTGATAAAGATACTTGGGTTGATTTTCAAGGGGCAAAATTAACCTTTGAAAACTTAGACCCGGGTGAATACTTATTGGAATTGAAAACTGCCTCACAAGTTGGGGCGAGAACCAGTGGCGTACAATATATCTTAGTTATTGATAAACCATGGTATTTATTGCCATGGAGTTTAACTTTATTTGCCTTTGTCATTATTACTAGCATTATCTTGTTAGCAGTGTGGCGCTCACAAGCGATGGTGAAATCGAATGTACGTTTAAGACGAATCATTAACTTAAAAACTCAACAATTGAAGCATCAAAGCCAATTATTAGTGAGTAGTAATATACAGTTACGAAAGCAAGCACAAACCAGAAAGATGCTGGTAGGAGATCGAGTCTGTAAATCTAAGGCCATCTTAGAAAAGCTTAATGAGCAACTAACGGAGACGGATAATCAGGATAGCGATAAGGTGTCTATGATTACTCAGCAAACGGGATTAGCTCTAGAGCCCCTAAGACAAATTCTTGCTTTATATAGTCATCCTGATAAGAGCTCTACTTTGTTGGACGGACAAGTGGTGTCATTGGTGTTAAAAACGGTGGTGAAAGGTTGGCAGCAAGAAGCGGATAAAAGTGGTATCACCCTATTGGTGGAAGATCAGACCCAAGGTTGTGTTATTCAAGTGAAACATTTCAATTTGGATATGATTTTGAATACTCTGATGGCCAGTGCTTTGATTCGTTCTAGCGCCAATCAAATTATTTATGTTGCAGCTAAATTAACCGAGTCACAGCACTTGCGTATCACGATTGAAGATACAGGTGAGGGTGTGGCTGAGGACGAAATATTAGCATTTGAAAAGCAAGAATATGGTTTAGTTGATGCTGAGTATCCTTATTCTTTTTCGGATACCTCATTGTGCGCGATAGCTCACATGGCCGAGCAAAGCGGAGGAGACTTTGATTTTCATTATAATCAATTAAGCCATATTACCCAGCTGGCGATTTCTTGGCCGGTTGCAACGAGCTTATCTCCAGTAACAGAATCTTCATTCACAAAGGATAACCAAGATGAGCCAGCCTCTGAGAGCCACTCGCCTGACTCACTTCAAGAGGCGTTGCCTGAAGCCACGTTAATTAAAAATGAATGGTTAGATAAAGTGTATCAACTGGTGGAGCAGCATTATCCTGATGCGGATTTTAGTACTTGTCGGGCTGCTAAATTATTGTTTGTTTCTGAGCGTAGTTTGCAACGTAAGTTTAAGTCCTTAACTGGTGGGTCTTTTATGGACTATGTTACCAAGGTGCGGTTAGAAAAAGCGTGTGAGTTACTTATTTCTGGGGTGAAAATCTCAGATACAGCGTTTGAAACGGGCTTTAATGATCCTTCTTATTTCAGCCAACGCTTTAAACATTATTTTGGTTTGTCACCTTCTAAGTTTATTGAGAATGCAATTGATTAG
- a CDS encoding alpha-amylase family glycosyl hydrolase → MMRKPTHSMLASALALSLFSAHAYPSTDPMQNACQYPSAQQTNDLRLYQIMVESFVDGDSKANYGEGYGTSHHNGDLQGIINSLDYIQSLGVNAIWLTPIFASLPIEGQSHWDDKLDATGYFASDYFKIDPKFGTLEQAKTLVNEAHKRGLYVFFDGVFGHHKSNIVPSPTGLTPKGADNPVEYPASLPFYQQVASYWIRELKIDGWRLDQAYQVPPKDWIELKKAVQQASQSVQYTDHKGEKVHPLGYMVAEIWNNQNYITEHGYGSNEEPVLCSAFDFPMRYRLVETFAVNENSIGGKGGDWLAQGMDLQSLYPKHARPNLMLGNHDLVRFGDLLQRGYLAQPKDESYWQRHLAAISFMAAYTGPITLYYGDEIGDEVADFSDKVPNDICASQGWCDDHVARSSAKIDGVTADLTQQQTNLKQHVSQLMALRAANPVLSQGERVSVLANQDVYIDHKSYQGNNMLFMVSTSDKPQTFSLNTQQVGSSGALADMLTGADTTPNQGQYLFTLAPFEAKFLSIKTPTTLVVNKAQVSLSGDGFMAQCDNPTLEERGPIDKPLYVVGDFTDSGWKHVASRQFSYKGQGVYQAVVDEQAGSYRMQYASQDWKPQFTSASLEVSAGKVSQLKYGGYGKDTAALIPESGKYVWSLQFSDSGSPEKIMLSKCSE, encoded by the coding sequence ATGATGAGAAAACCTACCCACTCTATGCTTGCTAGTGCCTTAGCGTTGAGTTTATTTTCCGCTCACGCTTATCCAAGTACTGATCCCATGCAAAATGCCTGTCAATATCCATCGGCTCAACAAACCAATGATTTACGCCTGTACCAAATCATGGTGGAAAGTTTTGTTGATGGTGACAGTAAAGCAAACTACGGTGAGGGCTATGGTACCAGTCACCATAATGGCGATTTGCAAGGCATCATTAACTCTCTCGATTATATTCAATCACTTGGCGTTAACGCGATTTGGCTGACTCCAATTTTTGCTTCTCTCCCTATTGAAGGCCAATCTCACTGGGATGACAAACTCGATGCTACCGGCTACTTTGCCAGTGATTATTTTAAAATTGACCCTAAATTCGGCACGTTGGAACAAGCTAAAACTTTAGTTAATGAAGCGCATAAACGTGGTTTATATGTGTTTTTCGATGGTGTGTTTGGTCACCATAAGTCCAATATTGTCCCCTCACCAACCGGGCTGACACCCAAAGGAGCAGATAATCCCGTCGAATACCCAGCTAGCTTGCCGTTTTATCAACAAGTGGCAAGTTATTGGATCAGAGAATTAAAAATTGATGGCTGGCGATTAGACCAAGCCTACCAAGTTCCCCCTAAAGATTGGATTGAGCTAAAAAAGGCCGTACAACAAGCCTCGCAAAGTGTGCAGTACACTGACCACAAAGGTGAGAAAGTTCATCCGCTGGGATATATGGTGGCTGAAATTTGGAATAACCAAAATTACATCACTGAACATGGCTACGGTTCCAATGAAGAGCCGGTTTTATGTTCAGCATTTGATTTTCCAATGCGTTATCGTCTTGTGGAAACTTTTGCTGTCAATGAAAACAGCATTGGCGGTAAAGGTGGCGACTGGCTCGCACAAGGCATGGATTTACAATCGCTTTATCCCAAACATGCAAGACCCAACTTGATGCTAGGCAACCATGACTTAGTGCGGTTTGGTGATTTGCTACAACGCGGCTACCTAGCTCAACCTAAAGATGAAAGTTACTGGCAGCGCCATTTAGCTGCCATCAGTTTTATGGCTGCCTATACGGGGCCAATCACTTTATATTATGGCGATGAAATTGGAGATGAAGTGGCAGACTTCTCCGACAAAGTTCCTAATGATATCTGCGCGTCTCAAGGTTGGTGTGATGACCACGTAGCACGTTCTAGCGCGAAAATTGATGGGGTAACAGCCGATTTAACCCAGCAGCAGACCAACCTCAAGCAACATGTTAGTCAACTGATGGCGTTACGTGCTGCCAATCCTGTGTTATCACAAGGAGAAAGGGTTTCTGTTCTCGCCAATCAAGATGTATACATTGATCATAAAAGTTACCAAGGTAACAACATGCTCTTTATGGTGAGCACTTCGGATAAACCACAAACTTTCTCGTTAAACACCCAGCAAGTAGGCTCATCCGGTGCTCTAGCTGATATGCTAACAGGAGCGGATACCACGCCTAATCAAGGACAATATCTGTTCACCTTAGCGCCTTTTGAAGCCAAGTTTTTATCGATAAAGACACCAACAACCTTAGTGGTAAATAAAGCGCAAGTGAGCTTATCTGGCGATGGTTTTATGGCGCAATGCGATAACCCAACCTTAGAGGAAAGAGGCCCTATCGACAAACCTTTGTACGTGGTAGGTGATTTTACCGACTCAGGGTGGAAGCATGTGGCAAGCCGCCAGTTTAGCTATAAAGGACAAGGGGTTTATCAAGCGGTAGTTGATGAACAAGCTGGCAGTTACCGTATGCAATACGCCAGTCAGGATTGGAAACCTCAATTTACCTCAGCCAGCTTAGAAGTCAGTGCTGGAAAAGTGAGCCAATTAAAATATGGAGGTTACGGTAAAGACACAGCAGCTTTGATCCCAGAATCTGGTAAGTATGTATGGAGCTTGCAGTTTTCAGACTCCGGCAGCCCTGAGAAAATCATGCTGTCAAAATGTTCAGAGTAG
- the znuA gene encoding zinc ABC transporter substrate-binding protein ZnuA: MIFSVISSVTWANSQDSTLKVMTSIKPLQLITQELTKDVTDTEVLLASNTSPHDYALKPSDVRRLQAADLFIWVGPGLESFLESAVQANDNTLQLDQYDAIDKIVYDEHEGHEHHDDGHHHHGNYNPHLWLGPIQAQQMAQIISQKLSEIDPSHATQYAQNYQHFVTQLDATVSNIKQQLEPVKQHGYYVFHDAYDYYEQYFGLNHLGAFTVSPDRRPGAKSLIAIRKALLSDQVYCVFSEPQYTPAVIESVTRGTKVKHGVLDPLATDQAVEPGAYFQFLSQLAAHFTQCLTK; the protein is encoded by the coding sequence ATGATATTTAGCGTCATTTCCAGCGTAACTTGGGCCAATAGCCAAGACTCGACATTAAAAGTCATGACATCGATTAAGCCGTTACAGTTAATCACCCAAGAATTAACCAAAGATGTCACTGATACAGAAGTGCTATTAGCCAGTAACACCTCCCCTCATGATTATGCGTTAAAACCATCGGATGTAAGAAGATTGCAAGCTGCGGATCTGTTTATATGGGTTGGGCCGGGCTTAGAATCGTTTTTAGAAAGTGCTGTGCAGGCAAATGATAATACATTACAGCTGGATCAGTATGATGCTATTGATAAGATTGTTTACGATGAGCATGAAGGGCATGAACATCATGATGACGGTCATCACCATCATGGAAACTATAACCCGCACCTGTGGCTTGGGCCTATCCAAGCACAACAAATGGCACAAATCATTAGTCAGAAACTCAGTGAGATCGATCCAAGTCATGCGACGCAATATGCTCAAAACTATCAACATTTTGTGACTCAATTGGATGCAACGGTGAGCAACATTAAACAACAGCTCGAGCCAGTTAAACAACATGGCTATTATGTTTTCCATGATGCTTATGATTATTATGAACAATATTTTGGATTAAACCATTTAGGCGCTTTCACCGTCTCTCCAGATCGACGTCCTGGAGCTAAAAGCTTGATTGCCATTCGAAAGGCTTTATTGTCAGATCAAGTGTATTGTGTTTTTTCTGAACCTCAATACACACCAGCAGTCATTGAGTCCGTTACTCGTGGCACTAAGGTGAAACATGGGGTTCTAGATCCTTTAGCGACCGATCAAGCGGTGGAGCCGGGGGCTTATTTTCAGTTCTTATCTCAACTAGCGGCTCATTTCACTCAGTGCTTAACAAAGTAA